The DNA sequence CAGCCCGACCAGTACGACAAAACCATTCTGAAGGGTATCGAAACAGGCGAGGTATATCAGGGATTCAACGAACTGCTGAACCGTTATCAGGGGCGGAAACTCGCCTGTGACATCACCGGCGGCAAAAAAGCCATGGTCGTGGGTGCAGCGTTGATTTCGTTTCTGAAAAATATCCCTTGCTATTATGTTGACCCCAGGGAGTATCTTGCCGATCTGCGTCGCCCCAGGCCCGGAAGCGAAGAGATTGTGCAGCTTTCCAACCCCTATCAGGTTTTCCGTTCGGTTGAAGAAGAGCTGGCTGATAAGCTTTATAATTGTGGCAGTTATCAGCCGGCAAGTGAGATTTACAACACGCTGTGCCGGAAGATACCGGACCCCAGAAAATGTCATGTAAAAGCGCTTGTTTCCAGTTCCTATGGCGAGTGGTTTGAGTTTCGTTTCCGCAGCGCCTATAATTTTTTATCCGAGGCAGTTAATTGTGCTGAACAATATCGCCTGTTCATGGACCATGTACCCAGGTGGAAAGAACAGATGGAATTTCTCAAGCCGCTGACCGAAGATGACCGGAATAAATACTACGAATTACTGAAAAAAGAGGAGTACCGAAGGTCAGCTCTTATTTCCCTTGCAGTCAAGGCGCAAATAGCGCTTGATGCTCAGCAGGCAAGTGTTATTGCTCTCTGTTCCTATCGGATCATAGAGCTGGCTGGACAGATAAGTCTGGTGCAGCACAACATCAATCCCGGTCAGGTTGAAGGGAAAATCCGGCAGGATTATCAACAGGCTTTCAGCAGGTTGCACAAAGAGGTTATGGGCAGTGGGGCTGAGGTGCCGGTGCGTCTGGGTCTGATTCACACTTACATGATGCTTTATCTGCTTAAAGACCGACTGGTAGCTGAGGAGAATGAGGATTTCTTAAAAGGAATGCGAAAGAAGCTGGACATTCGCAATGGCTTGTGGATTGAGCATGGAAATGCGACCATTACTATGAAGGAGGCGGAAGAATTTTTCGGCTACGCCCTGAACTGGCTGAAAAAACTGTATCCCGACTATCAGGATATGATTCACAGGATCAAGCCCGTTCCCTGGACAACAACATAGTTCCTCAAACCGGCATCGCTCTTTGACAATCGGGAGTGATAATCGGTACCGGAGAGATTTGTGAGGATGAGGATGTGTATGTGGTTTAATTCTGGGTTGACGCTGAAAGTGCGTTTTTCCCGGCTCTCAACCCATACGGCATACATAACCTCCAGCTGTTCAAATACTTGCGATGTCGAGAGTCTGAATTCTGTCCCTGATTCAAAAGGGATTGCGACTGAGGATTTTGCCAGTTATCTGCTTCATCAATCACCAGCAAGTCTGAATTCTGTCCCTGATTCAAAAGGGATTGCGACTGCGGATTTCAAGCCCAGAACCAAGGGCGTCAATCAGCGTTCGTCTGAATTCTGTCCCTGATTCAAAAGGGATTGCGACGGATATTCCTGATATTCGCCCAGCGTGTCAATAATAACAACGTCTGAATTCTGTCCCTGATTCAAAAGGGATTGCGACCATCAAATCGGCGACACGGTGAAACTGACAGCCGACACCGTCTGAATTCTGTCCCTGATTCAAAAGGGATTGCGACTTTCGCTTTAGTGAGATAGGCATCCATGCCCCCCTTCATTTTACGTCTGAATTCTGTCCCTGATTCAAAAGGGATTGCGACTGCGGAAAACACGAGTTCCCTCCATCACCGTCAATCTGAATCCGTCTGAATTCTGTCCCTGATTCAAAAGGGATTGCGACCTCTGAGAGGCGAAGATTTCTTCGCCCACCGGTTCTACGGTGTACGTCTGAATTCTGTCCCTGATTCAAAAGGGATTGCGACTGCGGAAAACACGAGTTCCCTCCATCACCGTCAATCTGAATCCGTCTGAATTCTGTCCCTGATTCAAAAGGGATTGCGACCGCCGCCATGAGCCAGCATCGCAAGCGTTCGGAATAGCCCCGTCTGAATTCTGTCCCTGATTCAAAAGGGATTGCGACGCCCGGGAGATTTCGTTCCACGATGGCGATGACACCGGAATACCCGTCTGAATTCTGTCCCTGATTCAAAAGGGATTGCGACGGTTAACAATTCCGCCAAAACCAAGTCTCTATTTTCCTTCGGTCTGAATTCTGTCCCTGATTCAAAAGGGATTGCGACCGCCTGCCAGCCTTTGACCGCCTGCCCACCAAACTATTCAGTATGTCTGAATTCTGTCCCTGATTCAAAAGGGATTGCGACATAGCCAGTCATTAATTCGCTCATTTTTTTACAACAAGCGTTCGTCTGAATTCTGTCCCTGATTCAAAAGGGATTGCGACCATCAGGATGCTTGGCAATCCAATCCTCAAGAGCCTGAAAGTCTGAATTCTGTCCCTGATTCAAAAGGGATGCAATTTACTGTTAAAATCAGACGGTTCTCCGGTCTGTGCTTGACCGGTTGAGCGGCTTTTATATGCTTTGGCGATGAAGCGGCTGGTTTTTCTGTTTGCAGGGGTGATGCTCGTTGTTTCCGGTTGCGGTAAGCGGGCGCCGGAGAGCGATTTGAAAAATCTGAAGGCGGTGGATACAACCGGTTCCGCATTCGGCAGTTATCTGCGGGTGATGGCAGCCGGGAAGGATGAGGCGCAGGTGCGCCGGGCGGTGGACAGTGTTTTTGCGCTCTGCGACTATTTCAACCGGCTGTGGTCGCCGTTTTCCGAGTCGAGCGAGATCTCCCGGCTGAACCGGGAGGGGTGTCTTAAGGTTTCAGCTGACACCCGCCGGCTGATTGAGGAGGGGCTGAAGTTTGGCCGGCTGACCCGGGGCGCATTTGACATTACCGTGGCACCGCTGATGCGGCTCTGGGGTTTCCGGGACCGGCGGTTCCGGGTGCCACTGCCCGGAGAGGTTGAGGCGATCAGGTGTTTTGTCGGTTATGAGCGGGTGCGGCTCGGTCTGGGCTATAAGGTTGTGCTGGAGCCGGGGATGGAGGTTGATCTGGGCGGGATTGCGGTCGGCTATGCGCTGGACCGGGTGGTGGAGGTGCTGAAGCAGAACGGGGTTGAGGTCGGGCTGGTGGATGCGGGCGGTGATATCGTGGTGTTCGGCAATTACCAGGCGGCAATCGGGGTGCAGAATCCGCGGAGTGAAGGGGTGGAGCGGGTGGTGGTGCTCAGGGATTGTGCGATCGCCACTTCGGGCGATTATCAGCAGTTTTTTGAGGTTGACGGGAAGCGTTACACTCACATCATGGACCCGCGCACCGGCTATCCGGCAGAGCGGTGTGCAGCGGTGACGGTGCGGGCACCGAGTGCGATTGAGGCGGATGTTTATTCGACCGCCCTGTTTGTGATGGGTCCGGAGGAGGGGAGGCGTTGGCTGGAGCTGCATCCGGAGCTGGGGGTAATCTTTTATGTGGTCAGTGGTGATTCGCTGGTCCGGTATGAGTTCGGGCTGAAGCCCGATTCCGGGGCAGGAAGATGAGCGGAGCGGTGCGCCATCCGGTGGCAAAATACTGGCATTCTGAGGATGGCAGGGTGCGGTGTCTTCTGTGTCCGAACCGGTGTCTGATCGCACCGGGGAAGACCGGCAGGTGTCTGGGCAGGCGGAATGTTGAGGGCAGGCTGATTGCAGAGAATTACGGCGAGGTGGTCTCCTGGGCAATTGATCCGGTGGAGAAGAAGCCGCTTTATCACTTTTATCCCGGAGAGGAGATTTTCTCCGTTGCCACCTACGGGTGTAATCTGCTGTGTCCTTTCTGTCAGAACTGGGAGATCTCCCAGTGCCGGGCACCGACACGGTATATCCCTCCTGAGGAGCTGGTGAAGATGGTGCAGGATGCCGGACTGAGGCTGGTCTCCTATACCTATACCGAGCCTCTGATCTGGTTTGAGTATGTCCTGGACTGCGGACGGCTGATGCATGAAGCCGGGATCAGGAATGTGCTGGTGACAAACGGGATGGTTGAGCCCGAGCCGCTTGAGGAGATTCTGCCGGTGATCGATGCGATGAATATTGATCTGAAGTCAATCCGGGAGGAGTTCTACCGGGATTATGTGCAGGGGTTTCTGCCCGCGGTGCTGAATACAATCCGGCAGGCAAAAGTCAGATGTCACATCGAGCTGACGACGCTGCTGATTCCGGGAAGAAATGATTCCGAGGCGGAGCTGGAGGCGCTTACCGATTTTGTTGCCGGTCTGGGCAGAGATACGGTGCTGCATTTTTCCCGGTATTTTCCCCGGCACAAGGCTCGTGAACCGGTGACACCCGAGGCGACGCTGATCCGGGCGGCAGAGATTGCAAAGCGGAAGCTGGATTATGTCTATCTGGGGAATGTGCATCTCGGTCCGGAGTTCCGGGATACCTTCTGTCCCGGTTGCGGGACGGTGCTGGTGGACCGGAGCGGTTATCAGGGCAGGGTGGTGAATGTCGAGGCGGGGAGATGCCGGGTGTGTCACCGGCAGGTTGAGCTGATTCTGTGATGGCAGGGTTGATTGGTGATTTTCTGTAGGTATATTTGATGTGAGGTCAACTTGAAGAAGCGGACGATGGCAGCAGGCGGTCGTTCAGTCGGACTTCTGATTGTGGCGATTGTGGTCGCTGCGGTTTCGGGGAGTGTGATTTCCTATTTTGTCGCCGGGGTTTTTCCCCATGGTCCGGTCCGGGATTTTTTCTTCAAGGCGGTGCAGTTCGGAGTGCGGGAGCTTGTGCTGAATCTGGGGTTTGCGACCGTGAGTTTTGGCATTTCATTTTATATCACCACCTTTACCGTGCTGCTGGTAATTCTCGCGGTTTATCTCTGGTACCGTTTTTAGGGTTTGGAAAAAATTAAGGGGGGCTGTTCAGCCCCCCTTTTTATTTTACCTTCCGGTTCAGCGCTCCAGAATCAGTTTCCGCGTGAGCCGGGTTGAGCCGGTTTCCAGTTTGATGAAGTAGATCCCGGGTGCTGCCCGTTTGCCCTGATCTGTGCGTCCATCCCAGCTGACGGTGTAACTGCCCGCAGGCACACTACCATCCGCCAGCGTTCGGATGAGCGCACCGGTGGCATCGTAGATGCGGAGCTGGAGCCGGGCGTTATGAGGCAGGTTGAAGGCGATCCGGAGACGCTCTGCGGTTGCCGGAGTCGGGTAGACCGCAAGGTTAAGTTTTGCCGGCAGGGCTGTATTCCGGCTCTGGACCCCCTGCCGATCCGGCGCGGATGCGAACAGGGCATTGCCGAGTGAGTCGGTGTGCGGACGGTACTCCCAGAATTCGTAGACCGATGAACCCTTGAGGCAGAAGACCGCGGAGTCGGTGCCTGCCATTGCCGCACCGCGCTTGGGCCGGACCCGTTTGCCGGTGAGGGCAACCGGGAGGTCGGAGCGCCGTGACCAGGTGTCCGGTCCGCCAATCCGGTAGGACCAGAACTCCTGGGTGTTGCCACCTTTGAGCACAAACAGACTGCCGTTGAGCCAGGCAAGGGCACCGCCGTTCTTGACCCGGCGGTTGCGGTTGCCAATCATGCTCACCTGATCCAGTGTGGTCATCGCCCAGGTGTCAAACTGGGGATAGTATTTCCAGACCTCGGTGGTATTGGAGCCCTTGAGCAGGTAGATGATTGAGTCGCCGTCATAGACCATGTCGGTGCCGTAGCGGCAGGTGCGCTTGCGCAGCGGGTTGAAGGGAACATCGGGACAGCGGGACCAGGTGTCAGCGGCAACATCGTAGGCGATGAAGGTGAGCGAGTTGTTGCCCGGTGCACAGTAGACCGTGCCCTGAGGACCCCGGGTGGGCACATAGGCGAGCGCCGCACCGCGCTTGGGCAGGCGGAAGTTGAAGTTGCGGACGCTCAGAGAGCGCTTCGGCGTCCAGGTGCTGGTGGCGATGTCATAGGCGTAGAAGTCGGCAGTACCACCGCCCTTGATCGCATAGATGGTGCCGGCAGTACCCTGGAACCGGTTGAAGGTCAGGTCACAGCCATCCCTTGCCTTCTTGCCCGATGGGTCAAGGGGCATGCTCGGCAGGGACTCCCAGGTGCCGGTGGCGATGTCATAGGCGTAGAATTCGTTGGAGTTGCCGCCCTTGAGCGCATACAGCCTGCCGGTGGTGGGCGCATAGACCAGTGAGGCGTCCTTGACCCGGCGGCGTGCCGGTCCGACCGGAATATCCGCACGCTGGACCCAGGGAGAGGAGACAAACACCCGGCTGAATACATCGTTTCCCGGGTTGACATCACCGGTCATGGCGGTGGAGCAGATCGCGGTGAAGGTGCCTCGACCGAACCACGGTGTCGCAAGGGTGACAGTTGTGTCTCTGCCCGGCAGGAGTCCGGTAATCAGGATGGAGTCCAGATAACCACCCGGGCTGATGCGCAGAAATGCCATTATCGTATCGCCGACCGTGCCGTAGTTCTGAACCTTGATCACCGGCAGGATGGTCTCGGGGAAGACATAGGTTGCCGGCTGGATGATGTCCAGTGCGGCTGCGTCCCGGAATTCGCGGTAGAGTTTGATCGCCCTGCCCGGAGTGAGCCGGTTCTGGAGGTCGTTCGTGGCAGTGGACATCGGCGGGAAGGAGAAGAGGTAGTTGACTCCGGCGGTGCCATCCCTGTTTTCGACTCCGATGGAGGCACACCGGCCGTTGTTGTAAACGAGGCTGCCAGTCTCGACATCCCGGTACTGGAATACCACCGTGCCGTTTTCGTTGAGGATTGCTTCAAAGGTGATGGTGTTGGTGGTGTCGGTGCCCTTGATGTTGACATCCTGCCAGATGACGACAAATTTGCGGTTGGGTTCGGTGCCGAAGGTGCGATAGTAGACCCTGCCCGCACCACTGACCACCAGGTCCTGCCACCAGGGGGCGATGAGGGCGTTGGGCAGGCTTTCGTTGGGAATGCGGGTCGGGGTCGGCAATGCGGTGTGCGGGTCCGGACCAAGGGAGAGCCAGCCGTTGGTGGTGACATAGCAGTTGTCATAGGTGGTATCAGACCAGGGGAAGTTGAAGCCGATGGGCACAAAGATGCGTTCGTCGTCACCGCTGGTGAACAGGATGTTGAAGCCGGTGGTGTCAATCCAGTCATAGACCGGTCCGGTGAGGGTGTCGGAGTCAATCCAGGCATAGCCGGCAATATGTCTGCCGGTGAAGGCGCCCTTGATCACATCAAAGCCGTAGCGTTTATCGTCGTTCTGCGGCTGGAGGTCAGGCTGAATTGAACTGCTGGTGTTTGCCCGGACGATAATGGAGCAGGGGACACCGTAATAGGGAACCCAGTTGGGGAAATCAACCGCAATTGTCTGCCCGGGGGTGAGCATGGCAATATTGGCGGTGTAGTTGTAGTAGACACTGCCGTTGGTGGCATCGATGATCGAGCAGATGGCGGCAACGCTGTAGAGGGTATCCAGTCCGAAGTTCTGGACATGGGCGCGGAGCGGACAGACCGCATTGTAGGGGCGCTGGATGAATTCGTAAAGCGGCTGTTCAATGAAGGTGACCCGGGCATCGGTCTGCACCGGGGTGATCGGGTCATGATTGACAAACACCCGCAGCAACAGGTCGCCTGCTGGTGCAACCGGATAGCGGGTGCCGTCCGCATAATACTCCCAGTAGCTGTTGGGATAGTTGAGGCTGTTGTCAATGCCCAGTTCCGGTGCCTCTGGCGGTTCGCCGACCTGAAGGTAGAAGATGTAGAAGCTGCCGGCAACGGTGATCTGTTCGCCGGTGTCGGCAACAAACACCGAGTTCCAGCCGGCACCCGGCTGGGCATAGAGTACCGGAGTCTTGTAAATGAATGGACCCGGGTTGCCACTGCCATCATCAAGTGCGACTGCGAGCTGGTAGCGCCGGAATGCCGGGTTTACCGGTGCCCGCAGATAGAGCTTGAGGGATTCAAGATAGACCGGTGTCGCAGTGATGAACTGGGTGCACCAGCCGTAATGCCCCACAGGCCAGGAGAGATAGCCGGCAGGAGCGCCGTTGTCATGGACCAGTTCCTCGAGCGGTGAGACGATGAAGGTGCGCTGCAGGGTGTCATTGGTGCGGTTATAGTCCGAGTCGGCGGCATGCCAGAACCGGATGGTATACCGGCCGGTGGTCAGCGGGAATGTCGTGGAGTCAAAGAAGGCAACCTTTTCCCCGGAAAGTGCCAGCAGGGTATCAATGGTATCTGCCCACATATAAAGTGTATTGCCGAGGCTGTCAAAAAGTTCGGCAAAGACCGGAATATTAAACTGGTCATAAAGCCCGATGTTGCGGAAGCGTGCCTGCGGAATCAGGTTGCCCGGCAGTTCATAATAATCAGGCCGGATGATCCGGGCACAGCGGATGTCATAAGGCAGGATTGATTCGCCGGTAACCACCACATCATCAAAGAACCACCAGTTGATGTCAAACAGGTTACCCTGGAAGACCCAGGCGATGCGCACGCTTTCCTGGCGGGCAGCACTTGACAGGTTCAGGGATTCCAGTATACCCGGACCGACATTCTGTCCGTAATAGTCACGCAGGACATAGGGGAAGGTGGCACCGCCATCAATGGAGTAGCGGATCTGGGCGGTGTAGGGGTTGGACAGTTTGTGGGAGAAGTAGGTGCTGCAGTAGAGGACGATGTTGCGGAAGGCGGAGCAGTTGATGACCGGCGAGATGATGATGTCCGGGGTCTGGTTCGGGTTGAGCTGCCACATGATCGCAGCATAAGGGGTCGGATGGTTGATCCAGGGTGCAGCATTCGCCGGCTCCCGGTGCCAGTCGTCAAGGTACTGGGGTGGATGGGGGTTGAGGGAGTCGCGGATGATGATCCAGCCGGCAGGCGGATTTGCCGGTGTCCAGTTCGTGTCAAATGTTTCAATGAGCAGGGTATCGGCAGAAACCAGCAGGAAGAGTCCTGCCAGCAGAATACCCAACTTTTTCATCATTGCCTCCTTATCGGTTTCCAGGCTTCTAAAAACATGTAACCCGCGGGGACAAAGCTAACCTGTATCCCCGGTTGTGGCAGAGATTTTCATCTGACCGCCTGAGTAATTATAATTCCGGGTAAACTGGTGTCAATGATTTGTTGCTATTCCGGGCTGTTTTTTGCAGTTTAAGGTTTGTCAAAAAACCTGCACGGAATATGTTGACAGCGGTTTTTAAATTTGTATATTTGCTAATTAGGTCTGACAACGCACGGGACGATTAACAGTCCCCGGATATTAAGGTGTCAGAAAAGATGGCAGTGAAAACAGGAGATTTTTATTTGATATGAGTTTGTTAAGAACATCGAAGAAGATCAGAATCAAGCTCAAGGCGTATGATCACCGGCTGCTTGATCAGTCGGCACGGGATATCGTTGATGTCGCCAAGCGCACCGGCGCTCAGGTTGCCGGTCCGGTACCCCTGCCGACGAAGCGGACGCTGTTTACCGTGCTGCGTTCTCCGCATGTGGACAAGAAATCACGGGAGCAGTTTGAGCTGCGGGTGCATAAGCGGCTGATTGAGATTTCCAATGCGACCCCGGAGATGGTGGATGCGCTGATGAAGCTGGAAGTGCCGGCCGGGGTGGAAGTGGAGATTAAATCGGCATGATCGGACTGATCGGACAGAAGGGTGAGATGACCCAGTTCTATGATGAGCAGGGTCAGGTGGTGCCGGTGACCGCAATTGAGGTGGGCAGGTGCGTGGTCGTCGGGTTGAGGACCAGGGAGAAGCATGGCTACTGTGCGGTGCAGGTGGGCTGGGGTGAGGCAAGTAAAAGGCAGCGCACCAAGCCCTATGAGGGTTATTTCAAGAAGGCAAATCTGCCGGTGATGCGTGCGGTCCACGAGTTCCGGGTGGAAAGTGTTGATGGTTTCCAGCCCGGGCAGGAGCTGAAGGTGGATCTGTTCAAACCGGGTGATTATGTCTCGGTAACCGGCTGGACCAAAGGTCGAGGGTTTGCCGGCGGGATGAAGCGCTGGGGCTGGAGCGGCGGTCCGGCTTCGCACGGGTCAATGTCCCATCGCCGGATCGGTTCGCTGGGTGCCGGCTCTTCACCCGGCCGGGTCCTGCCCGGCAGGACACTGCCCGGACATTATGGTTGCGAGCGGGTGACGGTGAAGAATCTGAAGGTAATCAGGGTTGAGCCCGACACCGGTGTGATTTATGTCAAAGGGGCGG is a window from the candidate division WOR-3 bacterium genome containing:
- the amrS gene encoding AmmeMemoRadiSam system radical SAM enzyme translates to MSGAVRHPVAKYWHSEDGRVRCLLCPNRCLIAPGKTGRCLGRRNVEGRLIAENYGEVVSWAIDPVEKKPLYHFYPGEEIFSVATYGCNLLCPFCQNWEISQCRAPTRYIPPEELVKMVQDAGLRLVSYTYTEPLIWFEYVLDCGRLMHEAGIRNVLVTNGMVEPEPLEEILPVIDAMNIDLKSIREEFYRDYVQGFLPAVLNTIRQAKVRCHIELTTLLIPGRNDSEAELEALTDFVAGLGRDTVLHFSRYFPRHKAREPVTPEATLIRAAEIAKRKLDYVYLGNVHLGPEFRDTFCPGCGTVLVDRSGYQGRVVNVEAGRCRVCHRQVELIL
- the rplC gene encoding 50S ribosomal protein L3; this translates as MIGLIGQKGEMTQFYDEQGQVVPVTAIEVGRCVVVGLRTREKHGYCAVQVGWGEASKRQRTKPYEGYFKKANLPVMRAVHEFRVESVDGFQPGQELKVDLFKPGDYVSVTGWTKGRGFAGGMKRWGWSGGPASHGSMSHRRIGSLGAGSSPGRVLPGRTLPGHYGCERVTVKNLKVIRVEPDTGVIYVKGAVPGYRGSQLLIRKAE
- the rpsJ gene encoding 30S ribosomal protein S10; protein product: MSLLRTSKKIRIKLKAYDHRLLDQSARDIVDVAKRTGAQVAGPVPLPTKRTLFTVLRSPHVDKKSREQFELRVHKRLIEISNATPEMVDALMKLEVPAGVEVEIKSA
- a CDS encoding FlgD immunoglobulin-like domain containing protein yields the protein MKKLGILLAGLFLLVSADTLLIETFDTNWTPANPPAGWIIIRDSLNPHPPQYLDDWHREPANAAPWINHPTPYAAIMWQLNPNQTPDIIISPVINCSAFRNIVLYCSTYFSHKLSNPYTAQIRYSIDGGATFPYVLRDYYGQNVGPGILESLNLSSAARQESVRIAWVFQGNLFDINWWFFDDVVVTGESILPYDIRCARIIRPDYYELPGNLIPQARFRNIGLYDQFNIPVFAELFDSLGNTLYMWADTIDTLLALSGEKVAFFDSTTFPLTTGRYTIRFWHAADSDYNRTNDTLQRTFIVSPLEELVHDNGAPAGYLSWPVGHYGWCTQFITATPVYLESLKLYLRAPVNPAFRRYQLAVALDDGSGNPGPFIYKTPVLYAQPGAGWNSVFVADTGEQITVAGSFYIFYLQVGEPPEAPELGIDNSLNYPNSYWEYYADGTRYPVAPAGDLLLRVFVNHDPITPVQTDARVTFIEQPLYEFIQRPYNAVCPLRAHVQNFGLDTLYSVAAICSIIDATNGSVYYNYTANIAMLTPGQTIAVDFPNWVPYYGVPCSIIVRANTSSSIQPDLQPQNDDKRYGFDVIKGAFTGRHIAGYAWIDSDTLTGPVYDWIDTTGFNILFTSGDDERIFVPIGFNFPWSDTTYDNCYVTTNGWLSLGPDPHTALPTPTRIPNESLPNALIAPWWQDLVVSGAGRVYYRTFGTEPNRKFVVIWQDVNIKGTDTTNTITFEAILNENGTVVFQYRDVETGSLVYNNGRCASIGVENRDGTAGVNYLFSFPPMSTATNDLQNRLTPGRAIKLYREFRDAAALDIIQPATYVFPETILPVIKVQNYGTVGDTIMAFLRISPGGYLDSILITGLLPGRDTTVTLATPWFGRGTFTAICSTAMTGDVNPGNDVFSRVFVSSPWVQRADIPVGPARRRVKDASLVYAPTTGRLYALKGGNSNEFYAYDIATGTWESLPSMPLDPSGKKARDGCDLTFNRFQGTAGTIYAIKGGGTADFYAYDIATSTWTPKRSLSVRNFNFRLPKRGAALAYVPTRGPQGTVYCAPGNNSLTFIAYDVAADTWSRCPDVPFNPLRKRTCRYGTDMVYDGDSIIYLLKGSNTTEVWKYYPQFDTWAMTTLDQVSMIGNRNRRVKNGGALAWLNGSLFVLKGGNTQEFWSYRIGGPDTWSRRSDLPVALTGKRVRPKRGAAMAGTDSAVFCLKGSSVYEFWEYRPHTDSLGNALFASAPDRQGVQSRNTALPAKLNLAVYPTPATAERLRIAFNLPHNARLQLRIYDATGALIRTLADGSVPAGSYTVSWDGRTDQGKRAAPGIYFIKLETGSTRLTRKLILER
- a CDS encoding FAD:protein FMN transferase is translated as MKRLVFLFAGVMLVVSGCGKRAPESDLKNLKAVDTTGSAFGSYLRVMAAGKDEAQVRRAVDSVFALCDYFNRLWSPFSESSEISRLNREGCLKVSADTRRLIEEGLKFGRLTRGAFDITVAPLMRLWGFRDRRFRVPLPGEVEAIRCFVGYERVRLGLGYKVVLEPGMEVDLGGIAVGYALDRVVEVLKQNGVEVGLVDAGGDIVVFGNYQAAIGVQNPRSEGVERVVVLRDCAIATSGDYQQFFEVDGKRYTHIMDPRTGYPAERCAAVTVRAPSAIEADVYSTALFVMGPEEGRRWLELHPELGVIFYVVSGDSLVRYEFGLKPDSGAGR
- a CDS encoding DUF4321 domain-containing protein, coding for MKKRTMAAGGRSVGLLIVAIVVAAVSGSVISYFVAGVFPHGPVRDFFFKAVQFGVRELVLNLGFATVSFGISFYITTFTVLLVILAVYLWYRF